TCACCTGCGGCACCCAGCCTCGGCACACGACTCCTCGGCCGGCGAGCCGCTCCTCGAAGCCCTCGGGCAGGCCGCCggaggtggagtcggtcggcgcgcGGAACGCCCAGATGAAAGGCAGCCCGGCCGCGTCCAGCCCGAGGGCGATCCGTTGCAGCTGCGCGCTCCTCAGCTTCACCTCGCTCCCGAAGGCCGCGTACACGACGGAGCCCGGCGCCTGTCCGTCCAGCCAGCGCAGCGTCGCCTCGTGGCCGGCCACGTCTTGCTGCGGCGCCGGAGGGAACAGGCCGACCGGGATCACCGGCTTCTCGTAGAGCTCGCCGAGCAGCTGCAGCCACTCAGGCTCAAACTCCGTGCTGCTCCTGATGCCCACGAGCCGGCACCCTTGGATGGTCTTGGCGTACCGGTAGTCCTCCGACACGCCGGAGTCAACCGGGACCATCCTTGGCTTGAACATCTCGCGCGCCTCGTAGCCGCGGAACGCGACGGTGGTCGGGAACGGGACGTACTCGGGGACGGCCGTCAAATGCGCCGGCTCCGTCTTGGCGTGCCTCCCGAGGCCGAGGAGCGTCTCAGGGCTCCCGAAGAAGCTGAGCGCCGCGGCGCCGAACAGGCTGAGGAACGCGCACGGCACGCCGTGCCTCGCCGCGGCCGCCGGCGCCCAGTACGACGCGTAGTCGACGAGGACCCAGTCCGGCCTCGCCTCCTCCTCTAGCAGCCGCGAGAGCTCGCGCTGGAACGCGGCGTCGTAGGCGCGGCGCAGGTACGGGCGGAGGTCGTCGGAGGGCAGGTCGATGGTCGCCTCGGCGTGCTCCGGCAGGCGGTCGACGCGCGGCAGCGGGACGTCCACGACGCGGATGAGGCCGGCGAGGCCCGGCGGGATGTCGATGAGCCGGCGGGTGTTCCTCGGCGTGGAGAGGAGGGTGACCCGGTGGCCCTGCCGGGCCACGCGCTTGGCGAACTCCGTGAACGGGAGCACGTGGCCGAAGGCCAGCCATGGCAGCATCACGACGTGCATCCTGCCGCCGTCCTTGGTCTCCATCTCAGGTGTCCGGAAATTAAGCTTCGGCAATGGAGGAGGGTCAAGATTTCCCAGCTGCGAGATGCTTTCCTTGGAGTTCACAGATTTCCCAGCTGCGAGATGCTTTCCTTGGAGTTCACAGATTTCCCAGCGGCCAATCAGTCGTCTTATGTTTTGGGAAAGCCAACGAGTCAGTGTTAATTGCGTGTAACTTTTTGTATGTCTAGTATTATTATGTGTATACCTAGGTTACCAATTTTATCAGTTTAATATAAACTATATCAGTTTtgctagagcacatctagatgtgtcataaGTATTGACATCTAAGTTCTATGTTATTGATCTTACGTCGAGATGCGTGtggatatttttttttcttttttttcctc
The Triticum dicoccoides isolate Atlit2015 ecotype Zavitan chromosome 3A, WEW_v2.0, whole genome shotgun sequence genome window above contains:
- the LOC119269688 gene encoding putative UDP-rhamnose:rhamnosyltransferase 1; translated protein: METKDGGRMHVVMLPWLAFGHVLPFTEFAKRVARQGHRVTLLSTPRNTRRLIDIPPGLAGLIRVVDVPLPRVDRLPEHAEATIDLPSDDLRPYLRRAYDAAFQRELSRLLEEEARPDWVLVDYASYWAPAAAARHGVPCAFLSLFGAAALSFFGSPETLLGLGRHAKTEPAHLTAVPEYVPFPTTVAFRGYEAREMFKPRMVPVDSGVSEDYRYAKTIQGCRLVGIRSSTEFEPEWLQLLGELYEKPVIPVGLFPPAPQQDVAGHEATLRWLDGQAPGSVVYAAFGSEVKLRSAQLQRIALGLDAAGLPFIWAFRAPTDSTSGGLPEGFEERLAGRGVVCRGWVPQVRFLAHASVGGFLTHAGWNSIAEGLAQGVRLVLLPLVFEQGLNARNLVDKKVGVEVARDEQDGSFAADDIAAALRRVMVEDEGEQFGAKVKELAKVFGDDEVNDQCVREFLSHLSEHSKKNQG